TCTAAGCAATCGTGCTTTTTTAGTCTATGATGGATTTAATGAAAATGGCAAGGTTGGTGAGTTTGATATCGAGCTAGTTGAAGAATTTTTTAGGGCCTTAGCAATGAATGCAAATATTACACTTCATATTAGTAAAGTTCGTGGTAAGAATAATCACCATATCATAGAAGCAGCATTTAAATCTCTTGCAGTAGCACTTCGTAGAGCTTTAGCAAAAAATGAGAATATCTCGACGCCTAGCACAAAGGGTGTACTATGATAGAGATTATATTTTTAGATGTTGATGGTTGCTTGACAGATGGTAAGATAATTTACAATGCAAATGGTGAGGAGCTTAAATTTTTTGACGTAAAAGATGGCTATGCGATAGAGAGTTGGCTAAAACTTGGTAAAAAAGTCGCTATCATCACGGGTCGTAAGTCTCAAATAGTTGAGCGTAGGGCTGAAGATTTAAAGATAAATCATGTCTATCAAGGTGTGAGTGATAAATTTAAAATAGCACAAGAGATACTTAAATTTGAAGGATTGAACTTTGAAAATGCCGCAGCTATTGGCGATGATTATAATGATTATAAAATTTTAAACGCTGTTGCTTGGAGCTTTAAGCCAAAGGATGCTATAAAAGAGCTAAGTGTAACAACTCGCCTAAAACACAAAGGTGGCAATGGTGCAGTTAGAGAGATGATAGAGATGATAATAAGTAAACAAGATATGTTTACAGAGTGGTCTAAGCGTTGGTTATAAGGATATTTTACTGTATCATTGCGGTATTTAGTATTGTGATGGTGTTTGTAGTGTTTCAGGATCCATACTTTTCTGATGAGATAAAACAGGACGTAAGAGTTGCAAATATGCAGGTTAATGATGTAGTTGATTATGAGATAAATGCGAGTGTAGTTAGTGGAATTTATGAAGCTGACGAGATTGTTCGCTACTCAAATCAAGATGAATTTTTGCACTTTAAAGCAAATGTGTTGCGTGGAAATTTAAAACACGATATAAGCTCACAAAAAGCCATCATGCGAGACGATAATATTACATTTAAAGACAGTGTGAAATATGACAATAATGAGAGTTTGAATTTTAGTTCAGACGAAGTGATTTACAATACAAAAAGTAAAATTGCCATATCTAAAGTGCCTTTTATTGCGATACAAAATGGTGATAAAATAATAGGCAAAAGTTTACGATATGATATGGTAAAAAAACAGACAGATATAAAAGGATTTAAAGCGTGGATAGAGCAAGAAAGGCATTAGCGGTATTTTTCATATCGACTTTTGTGGCATTTGCCGAGCAAGTTGAGATAACATCGGATAGTTTTTTTGCTGATGAAGGTAAACAGATTGGCGAATTTAATGGTAATGTTTATATAAAAAAGGGTAATTACGACGAGCTTAAGGCAAACAAAGTTATCGTTCATTTTGATAAAAATCGTCAACCAGTAAAATATATTGCGACTGGCAATGCAAAGCTAAAATTAGTAATAAAAGACAAACATTACGATGGCAAGGGCGATACACTCACATATGAGCCAACTACACAAATTTATACTGTTATTGGTAATGGCTATATACACGAGGTTGAAACGGATAAAAATATCTATGGTGAAAAGATTGTGGTAAATCAGCTAAATGGCACATACAATGTTAATAGTGGCGATAAAAAACCGGTGAAATTTATATTTCAAGTCGAGGATAAAGCTAAGTGATAAGAGCTATCGGTGCTAAGTTTATATCATCTGCACCAAATATCAATATCGCCCCTGATTTTGCGACGAGTGAAGTTGTGTTTTTGGGACGTTCAAACGTGGGTAAATCAAGCTTGATAAATGCTATTACAAATCACAATGGTCTAGCTAAAAGTTCATCAACGCCTGGTAAGACTCAGCTGATAAATTTTTTTGAAGTTGATTTTGAAGAGATAAAAGAGATATATTTAGACACTCAAGAGCAAAATGAGCAAGGCGAGATAAGGCAACGTTTTAAGATAATGTTTGTCGATTTGCCCGGTTTTGGCTATGCAAAGGTCTCAAAGTCAAAGCACGATGAGTGGCGACGAAGTTTGGATGAGTTTTTAAAATTTAGAATAAATATCAAGCTTTTTATACACCTTATCGATGCTAGGCATTTTGATCTACGCATTGATACTGAAGTAAATGAATATCTGCATAGTTTTATTCGTGCGGATCAGAAAATTTTAAATTTATATACAAAGGCGGATAAGCTAAATCAAAGCAGTAAGAGTGCCGTTATGAGATTTGACCCAAGTGGAGTTTTAGTTTCCACGCTAAATAAAAATGGCATAGATAAGGCTAGAGAGCTCATTGTTAAACATACATTTGGTCTATAAATATGCAAAAAACTTACGCAAACAGTCAAAGTTTAGTAA
This portion of the Campylobacter anatolicus genome encodes:
- a CDS encoding KdsC family phosphatase, translated to MIEIIFLDVDGCLTDGKIIYNANGEELKFFDVKDGYAIESWLKLGKKVAIITGRKSQIVERRAEDLKINHVYQGVSDKFKIAQEILKFEGLNFENAAAIGDDYNDYKILNAVAWSFKPKDAIKELSVTTRLKHKGGNGAVREMIEMIISKQDMFTEWSKRWL
- the lptC gene encoding LPS export ABC transporter periplasmic protein LptC; its protein translation is MVIRIFYCIIAVFSIVMVFVVFQDPYFSDEIKQDVRVANMQVNDVVDYEINASVVSGIYEADEIVRYSNQDEFLHFKANVLRGNLKHDISSQKAIMRDDNITFKDSVKYDNNESLNFSSDEVIYNTKSKIAISKVPFIAIQNGDKIIGKSLRYDMVKKQTDIKGFKAWIEQERH
- the lptA gene encoding lipopolysaccharide transport periplasmic protein LptA, translating into MDRARKALAVFFISTFVAFAEQVEITSDSFFADEGKQIGEFNGNVYIKKGNYDELKANKVIVHFDKNRQPVKYIATGNAKLKLVIKDKHYDGKGDTLTYEPTTQIYTVIGNGYIHEVETDKNIYGEKIVVNQLNGTYNVNSGDKKPVKFIFQVEDKAK
- a CDS encoding GTP-binding protein, translating into MIRAIGAKFISSAPNINIAPDFATSEVVFLGRSNVGKSSLINAITNHNGLAKSSSTPGKTQLINFFEVDFEEIKEIYLDTQEQNEQGEIRQRFKIMFVDLPGFGYAKVSKSKHDEWRRSLDEFLKFRINIKLFIHLIDARHFDLRIDTEVNEYLHSFIRADQKILNLYTKADKLNQSSKSAVMRFDPSGVLVSTLNKNGIDKARELIVKHTFGL